From the genome of Segatella hominis, one region includes:
- the hisIE gene encoding bifunctional phosphoribosyl-AMP cyclohydrolase/phosphoribosyl-ATP diphosphatase HisIE, which yields MEIDFEKMDGLVPAIIQDAITKNVLMLGFMNKEAYDKTIETKKVTFWSRSRNCLWTKGETSGNFLNLVSIQNDCDNDTLLIKVHPDGPTCHKGTDTCWAEENELNPILFLSELQDFINKRHEEMPEGSYTTSLFNKGVNKMAQKVGEEAVETIIEATNGNDEKLVYESSDLLYHLIVLLTSKGLRIEDVAKELQMRHDPNWDKKRRVAKSKGEMK from the coding sequence ATGGAAATAGATTTCGAAAAAATGGACGGACTTGTTCCTGCCATCATTCAGGACGCAATCACCAAGAACGTTCTGATGTTGGGATTCATGAACAAGGAAGCATACGATAAAACAATAGAAACCAAAAAGGTTACTTTCTGGAGCCGTTCACGCAACTGTCTTTGGACAAAGGGTGAAACATCAGGCAACTTCCTCAACCTTGTCAGCATTCAGAACGACTGCGACAACGATACCTTATTAATTAAGGTACACCCAGACGGACCTACCTGTCACAAGGGCACAGATACCTGCTGGGCTGAGGAGAACGAGCTGAACCCTATCCTCTTCCTCTCAGAACTTCAGGACTTCATCAACAAGCGCCACGAGGAAATGCCAGAAGGAAGTTACACGACCAGTCTCTTCAATAAAGGCGTCAATAAAATGGCGCAAAAGGTTGGAGAAGAGGCAGTTGAAACCATCATCGAAGCTACAAACGGAAATGATGAGAAACTCGTATATGAGTCTTCCGACCTACTCTACCACCTCATCGTATTGCTCACCAGCAAGGGCTTACGCATAGAGGATGTAGCCAAGGAACTCCAGATGCGCCACGACCCAAACTGGGACAAGAAGCGCCGAGTAGCCAAGAGCAAGGGAGAAATGAAATAA
- a CDS encoding cell division ATP-binding protein FtsE yields MLIDYQKVSIYQADKCVLKEINFHVDEGEFTYLIGKVGSGKSSLLKTLYCELDLVEGETEKAEILGRDLKTIKRKEIPALRKELGIIFQDFQLLHDRTVRKNFEFVLKATGWKDKKARNKRIEEVLNEVGMIEKIDKLPHELSGGEQQRIAIARALLNNPKIIIADEPTGNLDPETASNIVSLLKEITQQGTAVVMTTHNIPMLDKFPGIVYRCKDGELHEVTKEYNCIDLTEDGEEN; encoded by the coding sequence ATGTTGATAGACTATCAGAAAGTGAGCATTTACCAGGCTGATAAGTGCGTGCTCAAGGAAATAAACTTCCATGTGGATGAAGGCGAGTTTACCTACCTCATCGGTAAAGTGGGTTCAGGAAAGAGTTCTCTCCTGAAAACCCTCTACTGCGAACTCGACCTCGTGGAAGGCGAAACAGAAAAGGCAGAGATTTTGGGCAGAGACCTCAAGACCATCAAGCGAAAGGAAATACCAGCCCTGCGCAAGGAACTGGGTATTATCTTCCAGGATTTCCAGTTGCTCCACGACCGTACCGTACGCAAGAACTTCGAGTTTGTACTGAAGGCTACCGGATGGAAAGACAAGAAGGCAAGAAACAAGCGAATCGAAGAAGTGCTCAACGAAGTGGGCATGATCGAGAAGATAGACAAGTTGCCACATGAACTTTCGGGTGGAGAACAGCAGCGTATCGCCATCGCAAGAGCCCTGCTCAACAATCCGAAGATCATCATCGCAGATGAGCCTACGGGTAATCTCGACCCAGAAACAGCCAGCAACATCGTGAGCCTGCTGAAGGAAATCACCCAGCAAGGCACGGCTGTAGTCATGACCACCCACAACATCCCGATGCTCGACAAATTCCCGGGAATCGTTTACCGCTGCAAGGATGGTGAACTGCACGAAGTGACAAAGGAATACAATTGCATCGACCTCACGGAAGACGGAGAGGAAAATTAA
- the lysA gene encoding diaminopimelate decarboxylase: MKGTFPIDKFQEIQTPFYYYDTDLLRRTLKTINEEAGKHPGFEVHYAVKANANPKVLNVICQAGLGADCVSGGEIQAAINAGFPANKIVYAGVGKSDWEINLGLEKGIFCFNVESIPELEVINELAEKQNKIAQVCFRINPDVGAHTHANITTGLAENKFGIAMRDMEGVIEEAAKLKNIQFLGLHFHIGSQILDMGDFEALCNRINELQNQLEAHHIVVKNINVGGGLGIDYNHPNRMPIPDFKDYFDTYAKKLKLRDGQKVHFELGRAVVGQMGSLITKTLYIKQGTAKQFAIVDAGMTDLIRPALYQAFHKIENISSDEPVETYDVVGPICESSDVFAKAIDLNKTHRGDLIALRSAGAYGEIMASQYNCRQLPKGYITEDL, encoded by the coding sequence ATGAAAGGTACATTTCCGATAGATAAGTTTCAGGAGATACAGACTCCGTTCTACTATTACGACACAGACCTGTTGCGCCGTACCCTCAAGACTATCAACGAGGAGGCAGGCAAGCACCCAGGTTTCGAAGTACATTATGCTGTGAAAGCTAATGCCAACCCTAAGGTGCTCAACGTCATCTGCCAGGCTGGATTAGGTGCCGACTGTGTGAGCGGAGGAGAGATTCAGGCAGCCATCAACGCAGGTTTCCCTGCCAACAAAATCGTTTATGCTGGCGTAGGTAAGAGTGATTGGGAAATCAACCTCGGACTGGAGAAAGGAATTTTCTGCTTTAATGTAGAAAGCATTCCGGAACTTGAGGTAATCAACGAACTTGCCGAGAAGCAGAATAAGATTGCACAGGTTTGCTTCCGCATCAATCCTGACGTTGGCGCCCATACACATGCCAACATTACCACAGGCTTGGCTGAAAACAAATTTGGTATTGCCATGCGCGATATGGAAGGAGTCATCGAAGAGGCTGCAAAGTTGAAGAACATCCAGTTCTTAGGATTGCATTTCCATATTGGTAGTCAGATACTTGACATGGGTGACTTCGAGGCTCTCTGCAACCGTATCAACGAATTGCAGAACCAGTTGGAAGCTCATCATATTGTAGTAAAGAACATCAATGTGGGTGGTGGTCTTGGTATAGACTACAATCATCCAAACCGCATGCCAATCCCAGATTTCAAGGATTATTTCGATACTTATGCCAAGAAATTGAAGTTGCGTGATGGTCAGAAGGTTCACTTCGAGTTGGGCCGTGCCGTAGTTGGCCAGATGGGTTCACTCATCACCAAGACCCTCTACATCAAACAGGGAACTGCCAAGCAGTTTGCCATCGTCGATGCAGGAATGACCGATCTCATCCGCCCTGCCCTTTACCAGGCATTCCACAAGATAGAGAATATCTCAAGCGATGAGCCAGTAGAAACTTACGATGTAGTAGGACCTATCTGCGAATCGAGCGATGTCTTCGCCAAGGCAATCGACCTGAACAAGACCCATCGTGGCGATTTGATAGCCCTTCGTTCCGCAGGAGCCTATGGTGAAATCATGGCAAGTCAGTACAACTGCCGCCAGTTGCCAAAGGGCTACATTACAGAAGATCTTTAA
- a CDS encoding glycosyltransferase codes for MITISITTIIAGAVVVLLAILGSLVNPFLRSLRFPETEGNETEGNEESGNKAEFSQKENAEPVTILITAHDNLPELERNLPMFLNQQYAADYQVIVVSQSTDVDTIDFLKRTAAQNPHLYYTYIPESSRYMSRKKLQITLGVKAAKYEWIILTEPTCRPESNQWLAAMAQQFSTSTHLVLGYVAFDDETKRIRRFESIHRAFYLLRRAQHSYAYRTHMPNVAFRKSDFMEGQGYQGNLEYIRGEYDFLVNKYAECGDTAVELGRQAWLVHDEPSNKSWHNIHLYLQASLKSLNRVKSMRTLLFFDHLLPHLSLLASIAALAWSIYAQDWILTGCAGFSLILLFVIRMLIAHKAIKHFDEDLAMIKLPFYEYGIIWRNFANKIRYWRADKNDFTSHKL; via the coding sequence ATGATAACAATTAGTATAACTACTATCATAGCAGGCGCAGTAGTGGTTTTATTGGCTATCCTCGGATCGCTGGTAAATCCATTCCTGCGCTCGTTGCGCTTTCCAGAGACGGAAGGAAATGAGACGGAAGGAAATGAGGAATCAGGAAATAAGGCAGAATTTTCTCAAAAAGAAAATGCTGAACCAGTTACAATTCTCATTACAGCTCATGACAACCTGCCAGAGCTGGAGCGAAATCTGCCGATGTTTCTCAACCAGCAGTATGCAGCCGACTACCAGGTTATCGTAGTAAGCCAAAGTACCGACGTAGATACCATCGACTTTCTGAAGCGTACGGCTGCGCAGAATCCTCACCTCTACTATACGTATATTCCTGAGAGTTCACGCTACATGAGCCGTAAGAAGTTGCAGATTACCTTGGGTGTGAAAGCAGCCAAATACGAGTGGATTATTCTGACAGAACCAACTTGCAGACCGGAAAGCAACCAATGGCTTGCCGCTATGGCCCAGCAATTCAGCACCTCCACCCATCTGGTTTTGGGCTATGTAGCTTTTGATGATGAAACCAAGCGCATCCGCCGTTTCGAGAGCATTCACAGGGCATTCTATCTGCTCCGCCGTGCCCAGCATTCCTATGCCTACCGCACCCACATGCCTAACGTGGCCTTCCGCAAGAGCGATTTTATGGAAGGACAGGGCTATCAGGGCAACCTGGAATATATCAGAGGCGAATACGACTTCCTGGTCAACAAGTATGCTGAATGTGGCGATACGGCTGTAGAACTTGGCCGCCAAGCCTGGCTCGTCCATGATGAACCTTCCAACAAGTCTTGGCACAATATCCACCTCTATCTACAGGCTTCACTCAAGTCGCTCAACAGAGTCAAGTCTATGCGCACCCTTCTCTTCTTCGACCATCTGCTGCCTCATCTGAGTCTTCTCGCATCTATAGCAGCTTTGGCATGGAGCATTTATGCTCAAGACTGGATACTTACAGGTTGCGCTGGATTCTCACTTATCCTCCTCTTCGTCATCCGCATGCTCATCGCCCACAAGGCCATCAAGCATTTTGATGAAGACTTGGCTATGATCAAGTTGCCATTCTACGAATATGGAATCATCTGGAGAAATTTTGCCAACAAAATCAGATACTGGCGAGCTGACAAAAACGATTTCACCAGCCATAAACTGTAA
- a CDS encoding aspartate kinase: MKVMKFGGTSVGSPERMKGVASLVTESGEPTFIVLSAMSGTTNSLVEISDYLYKKNPEGANEVINNLEKKYMQHVEDLYSTEEMKKTTREFLQGEFNYLRSFTKDLFTSFEEKSIVAQGEIMSTNMVVNYLKEQGVKAVLLSALDFMRTDKNAEPDPQYIKEKLGAIMEQNEGYQIYITQGFICRNAYGEVDNLQRGGSDYTASLIGAALPADEIQIWTDIDGMHNNDPRVVEHTEAVRQLNFEEAAELAYFGAKILHPTCVQPAKYAGIPVRLKNTMDPKADGTIIDNVIVRGKIKAVAAKDNITAIKIKSSRMLLATGFLRKVFEIFESYQTPIDMIATSEVGVSMSIDNDAHINDIVNELKKYGTVTVDSDMCIICVVGDLDWSNVGFETLATDAMKNIPVRMISYGGSNYNISFLIREKDKKQALQNLSKVLFEK, from the coding sequence ATGAAGGTAATGAAATTCGGAGGTACTTCCGTAGGCTCACCAGAGCGCATGAAGGGAGTAGCCTCATTGGTTACAGAATCAGGTGAACCAACTTTCATCGTATTGTCTGCGATGAGTGGTACAACAAACTCTCTCGTTGAAATCTCTGACTATCTCTACAAGAAGAACCCAGAGGGCGCCAACGAGGTAATCAACAACTTGGAGAAGAAATACATGCAGCACGTGGAAGATCTCTACTCTACCGAAGAGATGAAGAAAACTACACGCGAATTCCTGCAGGGCGAGTTCAATTATCTCCGCTCTTTCACTAAGGATCTCTTTACTTCTTTCGAGGAGAAAAGCATCGTGGCTCAGGGTGAAATCATGAGCACAAACATGGTTGTAAACTACTTGAAGGAACAGGGCGTAAAGGCAGTATTGCTCAGCGCATTAGACTTTATGCGTACTGATAAGAATGCAGAGCCAGACCCACAGTACATCAAGGAGAAATTGGGTGCCATCATGGAGCAGAACGAGGGTTATCAGATTTACATCACCCAGGGCTTCATCTGCCGCAACGCTTACGGCGAGGTAGATAATCTCCAGCGTGGTGGTAGCGACTACACAGCTTCTCTCATAGGTGCAGCTCTCCCAGCTGACGAGATTCAGATCTGGACCGATATCGATGGTATGCACAACAACGACCCTCGTGTCGTAGAGCACACAGAGGCTGTACGCCAGTTGAACTTCGAGGAGGCAGCAGAGTTGGCTTACTTCGGAGCCAAGATTCTCCACCCTACCTGTGTTCAGCCAGCCAAGTATGCAGGTATTCCAGTTCGCCTGAAGAACACTATGGATCCTAAGGCAGACGGTACCATCATCGACAACGTAATCGTACGTGGCAAGATCAAGGCTGTGGCAGCAAAGGACAATATTACAGCCATCAAGATCAAGAGTAGCCGCATGCTCCTCGCTACAGGTTTCCTGCGCAAGGTATTCGAGATTTTCGAGAGCTACCAGACTCCAATCGACATGATTGCTACTTCTGAGGTAGGTGTAAGCATGAGTATTGACAACGACGCTCACATCAACGACATCGTCAACGAGTTGAAGAAATATGGTACTGTAACCGTAGATTCAGACATGTGCATCATCTGCGTAGTAGGCGACCTCGACTGGAGCAACGTAGGCTTCGAGACCCTCGCTACCGATGCGATGAAGAACATCCCTGTACGCATGATTTCTTACGGCGGCAGCAACTACAACATCTCGTTCCTCATCAGAGAGAAGGATAAGAAGCAGGCTTTGCAGAACTTGAGTAAAGTTCTGTTTGAGAAGTAA